Proteins co-encoded in one Leptospira inadai serovar Lyme str. 10 genomic window:
- a CDS encoding dehalogenase — translation MRSPLFVFDLMDTLIKDPFHSALKTLLSKDQLESFRNGRERQAFLDFEKGQITEEEFFSRFYLESHRDAGLPSPRELKARMFSSVHPIRESFQIVKTLKEKGFQVLLASNYSVWYKELLQFPEVGSLLRSLDRLYFSCEMGVRKPAQEYYQWIETDYPDREYVFVDDNATNVEVAGYLNWNAFRFDPKNPGELRNFLIEQFPNCL, via the coding sequence ATGCGATCTCCGCTCTTTGTTTTCGATCTAATGGACACTCTCATCAAAGATCCGTTTCATTCGGCTTTGAAGACTCTCTTGTCCAAGGACCAATTGGAGTCTTTTCGAAATGGCCGAGAAAGGCAAGCTTTCTTGGATTTCGAAAAAGGGCAGATCACGGAAGAAGAATTTTTTTCCAGATTTTACTTGGAGTCTCATAGGGATGCAGGACTTCCTTCCCCCCGGGAATTGAAAGCGCGAATGTTTTCTTCCGTGCATCCGATCCGGGAATCCTTTCAAATCGTAAAGACTCTGAAGGAGAAAGGATTTCAGGTTCTCTTGGCCAGTAATTATTCGGTTTGGTACAAGGAGCTACTGCAATTTCCGGAAGTGGGTTCTCTTTTACGTTCCTTGGATCGTCTTTATTTTTCCTGCGAAATGGGTGTGCGCAAACCGGCTCAGGAATATTATCAGTGGATAGAAACGGATTACCCCGATCGGGAATATGTATTCGTGGACGATAATGCAACGAATGTCGAGGTGGCCGGATATCTAAATTGGAATGCATTTCGGTTCGACCCTAAGAATCCCGGGGAACTCCGTAACTTTCTTATAGAGCAGTTCCCCAATTGTCTTTGA
- a CDS encoding 3-deoxy-D-manno-octulosonic acid transferase: MVFLYRFLTILLWPPLYVFSFLIPAAREFLGIRSDDKRKLLAISPPEPGQKVVWLHAASVGELDQCKALAVVFREKEPGTLLLQSVFSPSVRESQLDAFPAHIKFHLPLDFPWAYTFIFQKFHPELLVFMAWDRWPNLLLAARRRGVLTILASAVLTPPEGFFKERFYRSVFGLFDRIFPSHSSAEENFRNLLGSSAKILTLGDCRIDTVIRKVESNPRSFETPENYPFSKIFLLASTYEECEDLLLPLLSDPSLQDFAFWIFPHKTDPSRIQSVLTQVKKRTENYCLFSSRSFEKIDSRVIVFDVLGLLAYAYQVVDFAYVGGALHNRVHNVLEPAYFGLPLLTGPKIDHSPEAKELNRRGGLFIIQNREEVIPILSLSEEKKKQIAETNRSFLETGRGAGERIYRVLRES, encoded by the coding sequence ATGGTTTTCTTATATCGGTTTTTGACGATTCTTCTTTGGCCCCCGCTTTACGTTTTCTCGTTCCTGATTCCGGCGGCTCGGGAATTCCTAGGAATTCGATCGGACGATAAAAGAAAGCTGCTTGCGATTTCACCGCCGGAGCCCGGTCAAAAGGTGGTCTGGTTGCACGCGGCTTCAGTGGGAGAACTGGATCAGTGTAAAGCATTGGCCGTCGTTTTTAGGGAAAAGGAACCTGGAACTCTCCTTCTGCAAAGCGTATTCTCTCCTTCCGTTCGTGAATCCCAACTTGACGCCTTCCCCGCGCATATAAAATTCCATCTTCCATTGGATTTTCCGTGGGCTTATACTTTTATCTTCCAAAAATTTCATCCGGAACTATTGGTCTTCATGGCCTGGGATCGTTGGCCGAATCTATTGCTTGCAGCAAGAAGGCGGGGAGTTCTTACGATTTTAGCGAGCGCGGTTTTAACTCCCCCGGAAGGGTTTTTCAAGGAAAGATTCTATCGTTCCGTATTCGGCCTGTTCGATCGAATCTTTCCTTCCCATTCTTCTGCCGAGGAAAACTTTCGAAATTTATTAGGATCTTCCGCAAAAATCCTGACATTAGGAGATTGTAGAATCGACACAGTGATTCGAAAGGTGGAATCGAACCCTCGAAGCTTCGAAACGCCCGAGAACTATCCGTTTTCAAAAATATTCCTACTCGCATCCACCTATGAAGAATGCGAGGATCTATTGCTACCGCTTTTATCCGACCCATCCCTCCAAGATTTCGCGTTCTGGATCTTCCCTCATAAGACCGATCCGTCCAGAATTCAATCCGTTCTGACCCAGGTCAAAAAAAGGACCGAAAACTATTGTCTGTTCAGTTCTAGATCGTTTGAAAAAATCGATTCGCGGGTGATCGTATTCGATGTTTTAGGTCTGCTAGCGTACGCATACCAAGTGGTGGATTTCGCGTATGTAGGAGGCGCATTGCATAACCGAGTTCATAATGTCTTGGAGCCCGCATACTTCGGACTTCCATTATTAACCGGCCCGAAAATCGATCATTCTCCTGAGGCCAAGGAATTGAACCGGCGCGGCGGACTCTTTATCATTCAGAATCGGGAAGAAGTGATTCCGATTCTTTCCTTGTCGGAGGAAAAAAAGAAACAGATTGCGGAGACGAATCGATCTTTTTTGGAAACCGGACGGGGCGCGGGAGAAAGAATCTATCGAGTTCTGCGAGAATCCTAA
- the nadE gene encoding NAD(+) synthase, translated as MPIYRCTAVSLRTTPLDFKGNRERILSALEMCETSSIVLFPELSISGYGCEDAFYFPWVWEYSWRSLKEIAQATGKRTVILGLPFFQSPYLFNVAAVLRDGEILGLVPKQNLAQTGVHYENRWFVKGEEAGSYALTPDGQEIPFGSMIFETEDFDFGIEICEDSWVQTRPGQTLVDAGADLILSPGASHFALGKQDIRKRLFGEASRNGAGAILYANLDGNESGRLIFEGGSLGFREGDLVAEGPRLHFKDFELTHLDLDPLDLRTRRARNFRSSGTKEFRSKGRSLQRIRISELAVSKLVQKPSTKIQDSPAEAFQDFTRATSLGLFDYLRKSKTKGYTLSLSGGADSAACALLVKAGILIAESELGDSFLKSIGLDKNHLLFTLYQGTENNSEYTRESAKCLASELGVPHSAIEIGSEVSSMIEKISGVVGYGPDWKHHNLALQNIQARVRSPLIWLLANLNGHLLLSTGNRSEASVGYTTMDGDSSGSVAPLTGISKEFLLGWLAHVHAGKDHVLPAVNSLGRILETKPSAELKPLEEHQEDETDLMPYPLLQKLEEAFVLFGRTPKNLDETVSWSDAKEAAEGARKFLRLFPANQWKRERLPPSFHLDSYGLDPKSSFRFPILSEITF; from the coding sequence ATGCCCATCTACCGTTGCACGGCCGTAAGCCTCCGAACGACTCCTCTTGATTTCAAGGGAAATCGCGAACGAATCCTATCCGCATTAGAAATGTGCGAAACTTCTTCGATCGTTTTATTTCCGGAACTTTCGATCAGCGGTTATGGGTGCGAGGACGCGTTTTATTTTCCTTGGGTTTGGGAATATTCCTGGAGAAGTCTTAAAGAAATCGCGCAAGCGACCGGAAAAAGAACGGTAATACTCGGTTTACCTTTTTTTCAAAGTCCTTACTTATTCAACGTTGCAGCCGTCTTACGAGACGGAGAAATTTTGGGACTCGTGCCCAAGCAGAATTTAGCCCAAACCGGAGTCCACTACGAGAACCGATGGTTCGTCAAAGGCGAAGAAGCCGGTTCTTACGCGCTTACTCCCGATGGGCAGGAAATTCCTTTCGGGTCCATGATATTCGAGACGGAAGATTTCGATTTCGGAATCGAAATTTGCGAAGATTCCTGGGTTCAAACTAGACCCGGGCAAACTTTGGTGGACGCGGGTGCAGACCTGATTCTTTCTCCGGGCGCATCCCACTTTGCATTAGGAAAACAGGATATAAGAAAAAGGTTATTCGGTGAGGCTTCCAGAAACGGGGCCGGCGCAATCCTATACGCAAACCTCGACGGAAACGAATCAGGGCGATTGATTTTCGAAGGCGGTTCTTTAGGGTTTCGAGAAGGGGATTTGGTCGCGGAAGGACCGAGATTGCATTTTAAGGATTTTGAATTAACTCATTTGGATCTAGATCCTCTGGATTTGCGAACGAGAAGAGCTCGGAATTTCCGATCTTCCGGCACGAAAGAATTTCGATCCAAAGGCAGAAGTCTGCAACGAATTCGAATTTCGGAATTAGCGGTATCGAAGCTAGTTCAAAAACCCTCCACGAAAATTCAAGACTCTCCGGCTGAAGCGTTTCAGGATTTCACCCGGGCAACATCCTTAGGTCTCTTCGATTATCTGAGAAAATCAAAGACAAAGGGATACACACTCTCTCTATCCGGCGGTGCCGACAGTGCGGCCTGCGCTCTCTTGGTCAAAGCCGGCATTTTAATCGCCGAATCGGAACTGGGAGATTCCTTTTTAAAATCGATCGGGCTAGATAAGAATCATCTGCTCTTTACTCTGTACCAGGGAACCGAAAATAATTCGGAATATACTCGTGAAAGCGCAAAATGTCTAGCTTCCGAGTTAGGGGTTCCCCATTCCGCCATCGAAATCGGCTCCGAAGTATCCTCGATGATCGAAAAAATTTCGGGAGTTGTCGGATATGGGCCGGATTGGAAACATCATAATCTAGCTCTACAAAACATTCAAGCACGGGTTCGCTCGCCTCTCATCTGGCTTTTAGCGAATCTCAACGGTCATTTACTTTTATCCACCGGAAACCGAAGCGAAGCTAGTGTAGGTTATACGACGATGGACGGAGATTCGTCCGGCTCGGTTGCTCCTCTAACCGGCATTAGCAAGGAATTTTTATTAGGCTGGCTTGCCCATGTTCATGCCGGCAAAGATCATGTTCTTCCGGCAGTAAACAGCCTGGGGCGAATTCTGGAAACAAAGCCTAGCGCCGAGCTAAAACCGCTGGAAGAACACCAAGAGGACGAAACCGATCTCATGCCTTATCCTCTTTTACAGAAATTAGAGGAAGCCTTCGTTTTGTTCGGGCGAACGCCGAAGAATTTGGACGAAACCGTATCCTGGTCCGACGCGAAAGAAGCCGCGGAAGGAGCACGGAAATTTTTGCGTCTTTTCCCGGCTAACCAATGGAAAAGAGAACGGCTTCCGCCTTCCTTTCATCTAGATTCCTATGGTCTAGATCCTAAATCTAGTTTCCGCTTTCCGATCCTGAGCGAAATTACGTTTTGA